The window GGCCCTGCTGGTCAACACGGGCGCGGCCCTGCTGACCGACACGCCCTGGCGTTTCGTGGGCGCGTCCTTTCTCGCCATTCTGGTGGGCGAGCTGGCCGACACCGCCGTCTACCAACGGTTGATCGGCAAAAGCTGGTGGACCCGCGTGCTTGCCAGCAACGCGGTCAGTGTGCCGCTGGATTCGGTCCTGTTCACGCTGCTGGCCTTTTACGGCGACATGAGCAGCCGCGACCTCACGCAGATCATCTTTGCGGACATCCTCGCCAAGTACACCATCGCGGCGCTGTTCGCCTTCCGGGTGCGGCAGGTCAGCCGCGCCGCCGCATGATGGAACGCCCCGCCGAGCGCCTGCGGACCATCGCCAACGCCCACCCCGAGCTGCCGACCACCGTCGAGCATGTGCTGGAGCTGCCCGAACTCTGTCCGAGGACGCGCAACCC is drawn from Deinococcus terrestris and contains these coding sequences:
- a CDS encoding VUT family protein, translated to MTYSVVGRPVVILTALYALSILLANLTLDQFLPLPVFGLLSVGTMFFAAVFTLRDRIHRAGGLRAVYIAIALALLVNTGAALLTDTPWRFVGASFLAILVGELADTAVYQRLIGKSWWTRVLASNAVSVPLDSVLFTLLAFYGDMSSRDLTQIIFADILAKYTIAALFAFRVRQVSRAAA